One genomic region from Bacillus sp. SLBN-46 encodes:
- a CDS encoding FAD-binding oxidoreductase, which produces MITAELLTELKAIISEDQVVEGENHPLGNSGCVKVYPKTEEEIAAVLKYANDTRKKVCIEGSGTKRGFGGLTESTDILLSLSNYKGIVEHVVGDMTLTVKAGTTFKELQEYLAQHKQKISLDPYLPESATIGGIIASNESGPKRLGYGSSRDVVIGLRVVYPDGKVLRAGGKVVKNVAGYDMNKLFIGSMGTLGVLSEVTVKLRPLPKYESLHLLFFPQGNMEEIRALAIKLLDSTIEPVTLELLSPALSEKLTGKSCFTLAIGLEDVETSVRYQENLIQSMQPAQTDLKILAQQEAQSFWNQFYTITSTSSTNSSSVTQASLKIGVINMDVTNVIKESHLLSDTHNLDVDAHGGLGHGLCQVNLKGAKDDVVSAILQIRASVTRLGGYAVVKHLPFTLRQEVNVWGERPAHFFLLEGIKSKVDPNKILNPKRFVGEI; this is translated from the coding sequence TTGATTACGGCAGAACTTTTAACAGAGTTAAAGGCCATTATATCTGAAGATCAAGTCGTAGAAGGAGAAAATCACCCGCTGGGGAATAGTGGGTGTGTGAAGGTTTATCCCAAAACAGAGGAAGAAATAGCTGCAGTACTTAAATATGCTAATGATACTCGTAAAAAGGTATGTATCGAAGGCAGTGGAACAAAAAGAGGGTTTGGTGGTTTGACAGAGTCAACCGATATTTTACTTTCCTTATCTAATTATAAAGGGATTGTGGAACACGTTGTGGGTGACATGACGTTAACAGTGAAAGCTGGAACAACCTTTAAGGAGTTACAAGAGTATTTGGCACAGCACAAACAAAAAATCTCACTAGACCCCTACCTGCCGGAGTCAGCTACCATTGGTGGAATCATTGCATCTAATGAAAGCGGGCCCAAGAGGCTGGGCTATGGGTCTTCAAGAGACGTTGTAATCGGTCTAAGAGTTGTATACCCAGACGGTAAAGTACTACGGGCCGGCGGAAAAGTAGTAAAAAACGTGGCCGGTTATGATATGAACAAATTGTTTATAGGATCAATGGGTACGTTGGGTGTGTTATCTGAAGTAACGGTAAAGCTTCGTCCACTCCCTAAATATGAAAGTTTACATTTATTATTTTTTCCTCAAGGAAATATGGAAGAGATTCGGGCGCTTGCCATAAAGCTCCTCGATTCTACAATCGAGCCTGTAACTCTTGAACTGTTAAGCCCAGCACTTTCGGAAAAATTGACAGGGAAAAGCTGTTTTACTTTAGCTATTGGACTAGAAGATGTTGAAACATCTGTACGATATCAAGAGAATTTGATTCAAAGCATGCAGCCTGCCCAGACAGATTTGAAAATTCTTGCACAGCAAGAAGCACAATCGTTTTGGAACCAATTTTACACCATTACTTCTACTTCCTCGACAAACAGCAGCAGTGTAACTCAGGCTTCTTTAAAAATTGGCGTCATAAATATGGACGTCACAAACGTGATAAAAGAAAGTCATCTCCTTAGTGATACTCATAATTTAGATGTTGATGCACATGGCGGTCTAGGCCACGGTTTATGCCAAGTAAACTTAAAAGGTGCAAAAGACGATGTTGTTTCAGCCATCCTGCAAATAAGAGCTTCCGTAACAAGATTAGGTGGATACGCAGTAGTCAAGCATTTACCGTTTACTTTACGACAGGAAGTAAATGTTTGGGGTGAAAGGCCTGCGCATTTCTTCCTATTAGAAGGAATCAAATCGAAGGTAGACCCAAATAAAATTCTTAATCCTAAAAGATTTGTAGGGGAGATTTAA
- a CDS encoding fumarylacetoacetate hydrolase family protein, giving the protein MKFTRFAQGSSIYAGVITENEIREIEGDIFADWEYTGKIFSTADVTLLAPLQPNQIIGIGANYVSKLEDLPSELPEIPVFFFKPTSSVIGPEEEIIIPKSIEKVKFESELAIVIGKEAKNVPESEVLDYVFGYTVGNDVTAPQFFHQDGHWTIGKSFDTFTPLGPVIETELDPFAVKVEAKLNGIEKQNSETELMIIPIRRMVSYLTNVMTLKPGDVILTGSPVGAEFVGAGDVIECEIKGIGTLRNAFVIAKEHANTY; this is encoded by the coding sequence ATGAAATTTACAAGATTTGCTCAAGGTTCGTCGATCTATGCAGGTGTGATTACAGAGAACGAAATCAGAGAAATTGAGGGAGATATTTTTGCAGATTGGGAGTACACAGGCAAGATATTCTCCACTGCTGACGTGACTTTACTTGCTCCTTTACAGCCAAACCAAATCATTGGAATTGGAGCAAATTACGTATCCAAGCTTGAAGACCTTCCTTCTGAGCTTCCGGAAATCCCAGTCTTTTTCTTTAAACCAACCTCATCTGTCATTGGACCTGAAGAAGAAATAATCATTCCGAAAAGTATAGAGAAGGTTAAGTTTGAATCTGAATTAGCGATTGTCATTGGAAAAGAGGCAAAAAATGTACCTGAATCAGAAGTGCTTGATTACGTGTTTGGGTATACAGTTGGAAACGACGTAACGGCGCCTCAATTTTTTCATCAGGACGGTCATTGGACAATCGGTAAATCCTTTGACACATTCACACCGCTAGGCCCTGTTATTGAAACAGAACTGGATCCATTTGCCGTGAAGGTTGAAGCTAAACTCAATGGAATTGAAAAACAAAATAGTGAAACCGAACTAATGATTATTCCAATCAGAAGAATGGTATCTTATCTTACAAATGTGATGACTCTTAAGCCGGGGGATGTAATCCTGACAGGCAGTCCAGTTGGAGCAGAGTTTGTAGGTGCCGGAGATGTGATAGAATGCGAAATTAAAGGGATTGGAACTTTACGCAATGCATTTGTAATTGCAAAAGAGCATGCAAACACTTATTAA
- a CDS encoding (Fe-S)-binding protein yields MSLKETDLTKDPVCTTGLSNYLAKDHPDENKWADCVHCGMCLESCPTYEITGQEQHSPRGRVHLIKSVAEGKLTVNEQFMDPVFTCLDCRACTTACPADVEVGGLIEEARGQVRQAMPLTGLKGTVSKVFLQGLFPHQNRLNSLGSLLRFYQKSGMQKVVRKSKLINIMPQHLVEMEAIMPEVKEPVRKKYKNEKVIKAKGETKNEVSFLTGCVMDVMFSDINEATINVLTRNGNDVTIPKNQTCCGALHVHAGDRETGRKLAKQNIEAFKDSNKVIVNAAGCGCALKEYAELFRDDPEWHEKAKEFSAKVEDISKYLHDTGYEKPKAEIKTRITYHDACHLAHGQGIRQEPRDLLLNIPGVEMVHMPNSDRCCGSAGIYNITNPEMASAVLESKMQNVPEDVEMISMGNPGCMLQMAMGVQKYGRNQKIVHTIQLLDWAYKKEDGKGEL; encoded by the coding sequence ATGAGTCTAAAAGAAACGGATTTAACAAAAGATCCAGTATGTACCACGGGTTTGAGTAATTATCTCGCGAAAGACCATCCCGATGAAAACAAATGGGCAGATTGTGTCCATTGCGGTATGTGCTTAGAATCATGCCCGACCTATGAGATTACAGGGCAGGAACAGCATTCCCCCCGTGGACGCGTTCATCTAATTAAATCAGTAGCGGAAGGTAAACTCACTGTCAACGAGCAGTTTATGGATCCTGTTTTTACTTGTCTAGATTGTCGTGCCTGCACAACTGCTTGTCCTGCGGATGTTGAAGTAGGCGGACTGATCGAAGAAGCCCGTGGCCAGGTTCGACAGGCAATGCCATTAACAGGCTTGAAAGGAACTGTAAGCAAAGTGTTCCTGCAAGGGCTGTTCCCGCATCAAAACCGGCTGAACTCACTAGGAAGCCTGCTGCGTTTCTATCAAAAGAGCGGCATGCAGAAGGTAGTCCGAAAATCAAAGCTGATTAATATCATGCCACAGCATTTAGTGGAAATGGAAGCAATTATGCCCGAGGTCAAGGAGCCGGTTCGTAAAAAGTACAAAAATGAAAAGGTTATTAAAGCCAAAGGTGAAACAAAGAATGAGGTATCATTTTTAACAGGCTGCGTCATGGATGTTATGTTTAGTGATATTAATGAAGCAACGATTAATGTATTAACCCGTAATGGTAATGACGTAACTATTCCGAAGAACCAAACCTGCTGCGGAGCGCTGCATGTTCATGCAGGTGACCGTGAAACAGGAAGAAAGCTGGCAAAACAAAATATCGAAGCTTTTAAAGATTCCAATAAGGTTATTGTTAACGCAGCTGGCTGTGGATGCGCACTTAAGGAGTATGCAGAATTGTTCCGTGACGATCCAGAGTGGCATGAAAAAGCAAAAGAGTTCTCGGCAAAAGTTGAGGACATTTCAAAATATCTTCATGATACCGGCTACGAAAAACCTAAGGCGGAAATAAAAACTCGAATCACGTATCATGATGCATGCCATTTGGCACACGGACAGGGAATACGTCAAGAACCTCGCGATCTCTTGCTCAATATTCCTGGAGTGGAAATGGTTCATATGCCAAATTCAGACCGTTGCTGTGGCAGTGCAGGAATTTACAATATTACCAATCCAGAAATGGCGTCTGCTGTGCTAGAGAGCAAAATGCAAAATGTCCCTGAAGATGTAGAAATGATCTCCATGGGTAACCCTGGGTGTATGCTTCAAATGGCCATGGGAGTACAAAAGTATGGACGAAATCAAAAAATAGTGCATACGATTCAGCTGCTGGATTGGGCTTATAAAAAAGAGGACGGTAAGGGGGAACTATAA
- a CDS encoding O-acetylhomoserine aminocarboxypropyltransferase/cysteine synthase family protein, with amino-acid sequence MGENQKKYRFETLSVHGGLAPDPVTGARAVPIYQNNAYQFKNTEHAANLFSLAEPGYIYTRIHNPTTTVFEERVALLEGGVGALAVASGMAAITLAILNVAEAGDEIVAASNLYGGTYNLFAVTLPKYGINVKFVDSDNPENFRAAITPRTKAVFAETIGNPSLRVLDIEKVADIAHEAGVPLIIDNTFATPYLCRPIEYGADIVVHSATKWLLGNGTSTGGIIVDGGKFDWNSSRFPGFTTPDASYHDLVYAEALGAVAYIVKARVQLLRDLGPALSPQNSFQFTLGLETLHVRMKEHVANTKTIVDYLLNHPAVEWVSYPGHPSHPDYELAKKYLPKGAGSMVVFGIKGGKEAGAKLIDSLSLWAHVANVGDSKSLIIHPASTTHQQLDAEGLKAAGVSEDLIRLSIGIENVEDLIDDLESAIETATGLASVKANA; translated from the coding sequence ATGGGAGAAAATCAAAAGAAGTATCGCTTTGAAACTTTAAGTGTTCATGGAGGATTGGCTCCAGATCCAGTAACAGGAGCTCGTGCCGTTCCCATCTATCAAAACAATGCCTATCAATTCAAAAATACTGAACATGCAGCAAACCTATTTAGTTTAGCAGAACCAGGGTACATATACACCCGTATTCATAATCCTACTACAACCGTATTTGAAGAGAGAGTAGCCCTGCTAGAAGGCGGTGTGGGAGCCCTGGCCGTTGCAAGCGGTATGGCAGCAATTACCCTCGCCATTCTTAATGTGGCTGAGGCAGGAGATGAGATTGTTGCTGCTTCCAACCTCTACGGTGGAACCTATAATTTATTCGCAGTGACCCTTCCAAAGTACGGAATTAACGTTAAATTTGTAGACTCGGACAATCCGGAGAACTTTCGAGCAGCGATTACACCTAGAACAAAGGCAGTTTTTGCAGAAACAATCGGGAACCCAAGCTTACGTGTGTTAGACATTGAAAAAGTGGCAGATATTGCTCATGAGGCTGGCGTCCCACTAATAATCGACAACACCTTTGCCACACCATACTTGTGCAGACCGATTGAGTACGGGGCAGACATTGTTGTGCACTCGGCAACAAAGTGGTTATTAGGTAATGGGACATCAACGGGAGGCATAATTGTTGATGGTGGAAAGTTTGACTGGAACTCTTCTAGATTCCCTGGCTTTACGACTCCGGATGCAAGCTACCATGATCTTGTCTATGCAGAAGCATTGGGCGCTGTAGCGTATATTGTAAAGGCACGTGTACAGTTATTGCGTGACCTCGGTCCGGCACTGAGCCCGCAAAATTCATTCCAATTTACACTAGGCCTTGAAACCCTGCATGTTCGGATGAAAGAGCATGTAGCCAATACGAAAACGATTGTGGACTATTTATTAAACCACCCAGCGGTAGAATGGGTATCCTATCCGGGGCATCCATCACATCCGGACTATGAATTAGCGAAAAAATATTTACCTAAAGGTGCGGGATCCATGGTTGTTTTTGGAATTAAAGGTGGGAAGGAAGCAGGAGCGAAGCTCATTGATTCTCTATCCTTATGGGCACATGTGGCCAATGTTGGCGATTCAAAAAGTCTAATCATTCACCCAGCTAGTACTACCCATCAGCAATTAGATGCAGAGGGGTTGAAGGCAGCAGGTGTATCAGAAGATTTAATCCGTCTCTCTATTGGGATTGAAAATGTTGAAGACTTAATTGATGATCTCGAATCTGCGATTGAGACAGCAACGGGACTGGCATCTGTCAAAGCAAATGCCTAA
- a CDS encoding malic enzyme-like NAD(P)-binding protein yields the protein MRNLRDMSLELHKRSQGKINVNVKVPVENAHDLSLAYSPGVAEPCKEIYQSPEKVYDYTIKGNLVAVVSDGSAVLGLGNIGPGAAMPVMEGKAALFKAFADVDAFPICLNTNDAEQIIQTVKLLEPTFGGINLEDISAPNCFIIEERLKKEMNIPVFHDDQHGTAIVTAAGLINALKVVGKRLEDTRVVVNGAGAAGIAITKLLLSMGVCDIILCDTKGSIYKGRHTGMNSMKDSIAEVTNKGNIQGPLHEVIKGADVFIGVSVAGAVTQEMVMSMNQDAIIFAMANPVPEIMPEEAIEAGAAVVGTGRSDLPNQVNNVLAFPGIFKGALKVHASEINEEMKLAAVYAIANLITFDELSYEYVIPHAFDNRVAEAVTIAVAEAAIKSGVARKQIELENIV from the coding sequence ATGCGAAACCTGCGGGATATGTCGCTGGAACTTCACAAGCGGTCACAGGGGAAAATAAATGTTAATGTAAAGGTTCCGGTGGAAAATGCACATGATTTAAGTTTAGCCTATTCACCGGGGGTAGCAGAGCCTTGTAAAGAAATCTATCAGAGTCCTGAAAAAGTCTATGACTATACCATTAAAGGAAATCTTGTAGCGGTCGTATCCGATGGATCAGCTGTTTTGGGACTCGGAAACATTGGTCCAGGTGCAGCCATGCCCGTTATGGAAGGAAAAGCAGCATTATTTAAGGCTTTTGCTGATGTTGATGCCTTCCCTATTTGCTTGAATACTAATGATGCGGAGCAAATCATCCAAACGGTGAAATTGCTCGAACCAACATTTGGCGGAATCAATCTTGAGGACATTTCCGCCCCTAACTGTTTCATTATAGAAGAGAGATTAAAGAAAGAAATGAATATACCAGTTTTTCATGATGATCAGCATGGCACGGCCATTGTCACAGCAGCAGGACTAATTAACGCACTGAAGGTTGTTGGCAAACGCCTTGAGGATACAAGGGTAGTAGTCAATGGCGCAGGTGCTGCAGGGATTGCCATCACAAAACTATTATTGAGTATGGGTGTATGTGACATCATTTTGTGTGACACAAAGGGCTCCATCTATAAGGGGCGCCACACTGGAATGAATTCCATGAAAGACTCTATAGCTGAAGTGACGAATAAAGGCAATATTCAGGGGCCTTTACATGAAGTAATTAAAGGAGCTGACGTGTTTATCGGTGTATCTGTTGCAGGGGCTGTGACGCAAGAGATGGTCATGTCAATGAACCAGGATGCGATCATTTTTGCAATGGCAAACCCCGTACCCGAAATCATGCCGGAAGAAGCCATTGAAGCTGGAGCTGCGGTGGTAGGTACAGGACGATCAGATTTGCCGAACCAGGTAAATAATGTACTTGCTTTCCCTGGCATTTTTAAAGGAGCCCTTAAGGTTCATGCTTCTGAAATTAATGAAGAAATGAAGTTGGCTGCAGTTTACGCTATAGCTAATCTAATCACGTTTGATGAACTTTCCTACGAATATGTGATTCCACATGCATTTGATAATAGAGTTGCAGAAGCAGTAACAATTGCAGTTGCGGAAGCTGCAATCAAGTCAGGAGTTGCCAGAAAGCAAATTGAACTAGAAAACATTGTTTGA
- a CDS encoding L-lactate permease: protein MTFTQNFTAVQDSLALSALVALIPILYFFWALAVKRMKGYLAGLTTLLIALVLAVVAFKMPAQMAVMSATQGAVYGILPIGWIIITSVFLYKLTVKTGQFDIIRNSVVSLTEDRRLQALLVAFSFGAFLEGAAGFGAPVAISAALLVGLGFNPLYAAGLCLIANTAPVAFGAIGTPIIAVEGPTGISAIEISKMVGRQLPFLSLFIPFYLVVIMAGFKKAIEIMPAILITGISFAVTQYLSSNFLGPELPDILSALVSLFTLTIFLKFWKPKTIFRFSAEQEMAAALTAKAPNNQQVKYTGGQIFKAWSPFLVLTAFITIWGIPTIKLALTGHYEGSNVILKAVNSLGHALTLLPEVPLLSNKVINSAGVPVPAIYKLEILGAAGTSVLLAAAVTKFIVKISWKEWVATFGETLNELKYPIITIGSVVGFAYVTNASGMSTTLGMTLAKTDVLFSFFSPVLGWLGVFITGSDTSSNLLFGNMQKITAQSLGMDPILAIAANSSGGVTGKMISPQSIAVACAAVGLAGKESDLFRFTFKHSIVLVVLIGILTFLQNSSLLNWMVP from the coding sequence ATGACATTCACACAAAATTTTACAGCGGTTCAGGACAGTTTGGCCTTGTCCGCTTTGGTAGCACTTATACCAATTTTATATTTTTTCTGGGCCTTAGCCGTTAAACGTATGAAGGGCTATTTGGCTGGATTAACGACATTGCTAATTGCTTTAGTACTAGCAGTCGTAGCTTTTAAGATGCCAGCTCAAATGGCAGTCATGTCTGCAACACAGGGTGCTGTTTATGGCATATTGCCAATTGGCTGGATCATTATTACATCGGTTTTCCTTTACAAATTAACCGTAAAGACAGGTCAATTCGATATAATCCGTAATTCTGTCGTTTCACTCACAGAGGACAGACGTCTTCAAGCACTTTTGGTAGCGTTCTCATTCGGGGCCTTCCTTGAGGGGGCAGCGGGTTTTGGCGCTCCGGTTGCGATTTCGGCAGCGCTTCTTGTTGGTCTTGGATTTAATCCTCTTTATGCTGCTGGGCTCTGTTTAATTGCCAATACTGCGCCTGTTGCATTTGGTGCAATCGGTACTCCAATCATTGCGGTTGAAGGTCCTACTGGAATTTCGGCAATAGAAATTTCCAAAATGGTTGGCCGTCAATTACCATTTTTATCATTATTTATACCGTTTTATTTAGTTGTAATCATGGCTGGATTCAAGAAAGCAATAGAAATTATGCCGGCAATTTTGATTACAGGTATTTCTTTCGCGGTGACTCAATACTTAAGCTCTAACTTCCTTGGTCCAGAACTTCCAGATATTTTATCTGCACTGGTTTCATTATTTACCTTAACGATCTTCTTGAAATTTTGGAAACCGAAAACTATTTTCCGATTTTCAGCGGAACAAGAAATGGCTGCTGCCCTTACCGCAAAAGCACCTAATAATCAGCAGGTAAAATATACTGGCGGCCAAATTTTTAAAGCCTGGTCACCATTTCTTGTATTAACCGCGTTTATTACAATTTGGGGGATTCCAACAATCAAGCTTGCTTTGACAGGACATTATGAAGGATCAAACGTTATTTTAAAAGCCGTCAACTCTTTAGGTCACGCGTTAACATTGTTACCTGAAGTACCCTTATTAAGTAATAAAGTCATTAACTCTGCTGGAGTTCCAGTTCCTGCTATTTATAAACTTGAAATCTTAGGCGCAGCCGGTACATCGGTTCTACTTGCAGCTGCGGTAACGAAGTTTATCGTTAAAATTTCATGGAAGGAATGGGTCGCAACCTTCGGGGAAACGCTTAATGAACTGAAGTACCCAATCATTACAATCGGTTCAGTGGTCGGGTTTGCCTATGTTACAAACGCATCAGGGATGAGTACGACACTCGGAATGACGCTTGCAAAAACAGATGTGCTATTTTCCTTCTTCTCTCCAGTACTCGGATGGTTGGGTGTGTTTATCACAGGTTCTGATACTTCATCAAACTTATTGTTCGGGAACATGCAAAAGATTACTGCGCAGTCCCTTGGTATGGATCCGATTTTAGCAATCGCTGCAAACTCTTCAGGCGGGGTAACCGGAAAAATGATTTCTCCACAATCTATTGCTGTAGCCTGTGCAGCAGTGGGGCTTGCTGGAAAAGAATCCGACTTGTTCCGCTTTACATTTAAACATAGTATTGTGTTGGTTGTTTTAATCGGAATTTTGACATTCCTGCAAAATAGTAGTCTGTTGAATTGGATGGTACCATAA
- a CDS encoding FAD-linked oxidase C-terminal domain-containing protein — protein MAVKGIKSNDRHIMNLANIVGDARSIVYHKEDLIAYDCDGFTLHKHLPKAVVFPKNTEEVAALVKYCSNHQLPFLARGAGTGLSGGAIPLNGEVIISLVRMKKLLSVDFENRRAVVQPGFVNLKLTNSIADKGYYYAPDPSSQYCCTIGGNVAENAGGAHCLKYGVTTNHILGLEVVLPNGEIVEIGANGIPDEPGYDLLGLLTGSEGTLGIVTKITVRILKNPEAKKTVLAYFDKVEDGSQAVSDIISAGIVPAALEMMDKTAIEGVEAAAFPVGHPKDIEAVLLIEVDGIAEGLDEQINQILEVCKKRNVREVRAAKDEAERGRWWANRKTGFGAMGAISPDYLVQDGVIPRSRLPEVLSRINKISEESGLRIANIFHAGDGNLHPLVLFDARIPGESEKALEAGSACLQACADVGGTITGEHGVGIEKREEMRFVFTDDEIIAQTDIREVFNPHNLLNAGKLFPMPGRCVEIKRDLKEKETVISQ, from the coding sequence ATGGCAGTCAAGGGAATCAAATCAAACGATCGACATATTATGAATCTTGCAAACATTGTAGGGGATGCCCGCTCCATCGTTTACCATAAGGAAGATTTAATAGCTTATGATTGTGATGGCTTCACATTACATAAGCATTTGCCTAAAGCGGTTGTATTTCCAAAAAACACTGAGGAAGTGGCAGCGCTAGTTAAATATTGTTCTAATCATCAATTGCCATTCCTCGCCCGCGGTGCAGGAACAGGACTAAGCGGAGGGGCTATCCCGTTAAATGGAGAGGTAATTATTAGTCTAGTTCGAATGAAAAAGTTGTTAAGTGTAGATTTCGAAAATAGACGCGCTGTCGTACAACCGGGTTTTGTCAATTTGAAGCTGACGAATTCAATTGCTGATAAGGGTTATTATTATGCTCCCGACCCATCAAGCCAGTATTGTTGTACAATCGGTGGAAATGTTGCAGAAAATGCTGGTGGTGCTCACTGTCTTAAGTATGGTGTCACAACTAACCACATCCTTGGCCTTGAGGTAGTATTGCCAAATGGGGAAATTGTTGAGATTGGAGCTAACGGGATTCCTGATGAACCGGGTTACGATTTGCTTGGTCTGTTAACAGGATCTGAGGGGACGTTGGGGATTGTTACGAAGATCACCGTTCGAATTCTAAAAAACCCTGAAGCAAAGAAAACTGTATTGGCTTATTTTGATAAAGTGGAAGATGGAAGCCAGGCAGTTTCTGATATTATTTCAGCGGGAATTGTTCCTGCTGCACTGGAAATGATGGATAAAACGGCAATTGAGGGTGTAGAAGCGGCAGCATTCCCAGTGGGGCACCCAAAGGATATTGAGGCAGTGCTTCTTATCGAAGTAGATGGGATTGCAGAAGGATTAGATGAGCAAATCAATCAAATTCTGGAAGTCTGCAAAAAGAGAAACGTGCGTGAGGTTAGAGCTGCAAAGGATGAGGCAGAACGAGGTAGATGGTGGGCAAACCGGAAAACAGGATTTGGTGCAATGGGGGCAATTTCTCCGGATTATTTAGTACAGGACGGTGTTATTCCTCGAAGCAGGCTGCCGGAAGTTCTTAGTAGAATTAATAAAATTAGCGAAGAATCGGGACTTCGGATTGCGAATATTTTTCATGCGGGAGACGGGAACCTTCACCCATTAGTACTTTTCGATGCTAGAATCCCTGGGGAAAGTGAAAAGGCTTTAGAAGCAGGAAGTGCCTGTCTGCAAGCTTGTGCTGATGTAGGTGGTACCATTACCGGTGAGCATGGCGTGGGTATTGAGAAGAGAGAAGAAATGCGCTTTGTATTTACAGATGATGAGATTATCGCACAAACGGATATTCGTGAAGTTTTCAATCCTCATAATCTATTAAATGCAGGAAAGCTATTCCCGATGCCGGGACGCTGTGTGGAAATTAAGAGAGACTTAAAAGAAAAAGAAACTGTCATTTCACAATAA
- a CDS encoding IclR family transcriptional regulator, whose translation MERENMVKSVSRALDIITLVSLKKGGLGVTEIAKQIDINKSSVYRILSTLVQYGYVEQDEDTGRYKLGYKFLEISSKLLESIDLRAEAKPFLQQLENETNEVIHLVVYDQGEVVYIEKLEGNETLRMHSKVGKRAPMHCTSVGKAILAFLPTSVVMDILERKGMALHTEKTITNKEDFIRELADVKRNGYALDLEENEYGITCIAVPIFDHLGKVIAAASISGPTMRMTDERMKLLQSRMLHIGKQISARLGFESRIS comes from the coding sequence GTGGAAAGAGAGAATATGGTTAAATCTGTAAGCCGGGCATTGGACATTATTACTCTGGTTAGTTTAAAAAAGGGTGGCTTGGGTGTTACAGAGATTGCGAAACAAATAGATATTAATAAAAGCTCTGTTTACCGAATCCTTTCAACACTTGTCCAGTATGGATATGTAGAGCAGGATGAGGATACAGGCCGCTATAAGCTTGGTTATAAATTTTTAGAAATCAGTTCAAAGCTGCTAGAATCCATTGATCTAAGGGCAGAGGCAAAGCCTTTTCTACAACAATTGGAAAATGAAACCAATGAAGTCATCCATCTTGTTGTTTATGATCAGGGAGAAGTGGTTTATATAGAAAAGTTAGAAGGAAATGAAACGTTACGGATGCATTCTAAAGTAGGCAAACGGGCTCCAATGCATTGTACCTCAGTTGGGAAAGCGATCCTTGCCTTTCTTCCTACTAGTGTTGTAATGGATATTCTTGAACGTAAAGGAATGGCTTTGCACACAGAGAAAACAATCACCAATAAAGAGGATTTTATACGGGAATTGGCGGATGTGAAGCGGAATGGTTACGCTTTAGATCTAGAAGAAAATGAATATGGAATCACTTGCATTGCCGTTCCCATCTTTGACCATTTAGGCAAAGTTATTGCAGCAGCCAGTATCTCTGGACCGACGATGAGAATGACGGATGAACGAATGAAACTTCTTCAGTCACGAATGCTGCACATCGGTAAACAAATATCAGCAAGACTTGGTTTTGAAAGTAGAATCAGTTAA
- a CDS encoding SCP2 sterol-binding domain-containing protein — protein sequence MIEAIQKFLVKMQQQGHVYPLIHQAEVHVNLRCEQEVVQLVIKNGAVFILQNPMEQQSAYEISGSEAAMKQLIEGTSRLRVLEQKGEMKVNTSLRIALLLESLFYLTKAQEDFAKII from the coding sequence ATGATCGAAGCTATCCAAAAATTCCTGGTAAAAATGCAGCAGCAGGGGCATGTCTATCCTCTAATCCACCAAGCGGAGGTACATGTAAATCTACGTTGCGAGCAGGAAGTAGTGCAGTTAGTGATAAAAAACGGTGCAGTATTTATTCTTCAAAACCCAATGGAGCAACAGAGCGCCTACGAGATTAGCGGAAGTGAAGCTGCAATGAAACAATTAATTGAAGGAACAAGCCGATTACGGGTGCTTGAACAAAAAGGGGAAATGAAAGTAAATACTTCTTTACGAATCGCATTATTACTGGAGTCCCTTTTTTACCTAACAAAAGCACAGGAAGATTTTGCAAAAATCATTTAA